A single genomic interval of Chloroflexota bacterium harbors:
- a CDS encoding amidohydrolase family protein encodes MPSVDLLLTNARVLTCAPSRPAASAVALTGDRIAWVGDAVEAARLLSPARTLDCQGKTLLPGFIDAHIHLFAYAADLQGVDC; translated from the coding sequence ATGCCCAGCGTTGACCTCCTCCTCACCAACGCCCGCGTCCTCACCTGCGCCCCCTCGCGCCCCGCCGCCTCCGCCGTCGCCCTCACCGGCGACCGCATCGCCTGGGTCGGCGATGCAGTGGAGGCCGCCCGCCTCCTCTCCCCCGCCCGAACCCTCGATTGCCAAGGGAAGACACTCCTTCCCGGCTTCATAGACGCCCATATCCACCTCTTCGCCTATGCCGCCGATCTCCAGGGCGTTGACTGCT